A genome region from Pseudomonas anguilliseptica includes the following:
- a CDS encoding LysR family transcriptional regulator, with translation MSQDLPPLNALRAFEAAARLNSISQAANELHVTHGAVSRQVRALEEHLGVALFSKEGRGLKLTDFGIRLRDVSAELFNRLRSTCAELQQGQADAPFVLACPGSLLARWFIPRLDRLNRELPELRLQLSASEGDLDPRRSGVDATLWFAEPPWPADMQVYELTVERIGPVLSPRYAHFAALHQAPAAALLGEPLLHTNSRPQAWPSWAASNALDAGALKLGQGFEHLYYLLEAAAAGLGVAIAPQQLVADDLAGGRLVAPWGFVETSARLALWVPARRLDKRAQLLAEWLRHELQG, from the coding sequence ATGAGCCAAGACCTTCCACCGCTTAACGCATTGCGCGCCTTCGAAGCGGCCGCGCGGCTGAACAGTATCAGCCAGGCCGCCAATGAACTGCATGTCACCCATGGTGCGGTCAGTCGACAAGTTCGGGCCCTGGAGGAACACCTGGGTGTGGCCTTGTTCAGCAAGGAAGGTCGTGGCCTTAAACTCACAGATTTCGGCATTCGCCTGCGCGATGTCAGCGCCGAACTGTTCAACCGCCTGCGCAGCACCTGTGCCGAGCTGCAGCAGGGTCAGGCCGATGCGCCGTTTGTGCTGGCCTGCCCGGGCAGTCTGCTGGCGCGCTGGTTTATCCCGCGTCTGGACCGGCTTAACCGCGAGCTGCCGGAACTGCGCCTGCAACTGTCCGCCAGCGAAGGCGACCTGGACCCACGGCGCAGCGGGGTAGATGCCACCCTGTGGTTCGCCGAACCGCCGTGGCCAGCGGATATGCAGGTCTATGAATTGACTGTGGAGCGTATCGGCCCGGTGCTTAGCCCGCGTTATGCACACTTCGCCGCATTGCATCAGGCACCCGCTGCGGCGCTGCTGGGCGAGCCGCTGCTGCATACCAACTCACGCCCGCAAGCCTGGCCCAGCTGGGCCGCCAGCAATGCCTTGGATGCCGGCGCGCTAAAGCTCGGCCAGGGTTTCGAGCATCTGTATTACCTGCTGGAAGCCGCGGCCGCCGGCCTGGGCGTCGCCATCGCGCCGCAGCAACTGGTGGCCGACGACCTGGCCGGCGGTCGCCTGGTCGCGCCCTGGGGTTTTGTCGAAACCTCGGCACGCCTGGCCCTGTGGGTGCCAGCGCGGCGCCTGGATAAACGTGCGCAACTACTGGCCGAGTGGTTACGTCACGAACTGCAAGGTTGA
- a CDS encoding gamma carbonic anhydrase family protein gives MAIRTYQQFTPLLGPRAFVDASAVVLGDVEIGADSSIWPLVVIRGDMHSIRIGERSSIQDGSVLHITHAGPFNPRGYPLNIGDDVTIGHNVTLHGCNIGNRVLIGMGSIIMDGVVIDDEVMLGAGSLVPPGSHLQSGYLYVGSPAKQARELSEKERSYFRYSADNYVRLKDQHLMEGYGS, from the coding sequence GTGGCGATTCGTACTTATCAACAGTTCACCCCCTTGCTCGGCCCGCGGGCCTTTGTCGATGCCTCGGCCGTGGTTCTCGGCGATGTGGAAATCGGCGCGGATAGCTCGATCTGGCCGCTGGTGGTGATCCGTGGCGACATGCACAGCATTCGCATTGGCGAGCGCAGCAGCATCCAGGATGGCAGCGTGCTGCACATCACCCATGCAGGCCCCTTCAACCCGCGCGGCTACCCGCTGAATATTGGCGACGATGTGACCATCGGCCATAACGTCACCCTGCACGGCTGCAACATCGGCAATCGGGTGCTGATCGGCATGGGCAGCATCATCATGGATGGCGTGGTAATCGATGACGAAGTGATGCTCGGCGCCGGTAGCCTGGTGCCGCCGGGCAGCCATCTGCAAAGCGGCTATCTGTACGTTGGCAGCCCGGCCAAGCAAGCGCGTGAGCTGAGTGAGAAGGAGCGCAGTTACTTCCGCTACAGCGCCGACAACTACGTACGGCTGAAGGATCAGCATCTGATGGAAGGTTACGGCAGCTGA
- a CDS encoding aminopeptidase → MFDALLWRWVPLVAALLLSGCSTLDYYSHLAGGQLHLLQAREPIAELLENPTAAPELKQRLALAQQARDFASAKLSLPDNDSYRLYADIQRPFVVWNVFATAEFSLSPELHCFPIAGCVAYRGFYNQSRARGSAALLKQQGLDTYMGGVEAYSTLGWFDDPILNTMLRWSDERLVAVIFHELAHQQLYVADDTAFNESFASFVEREGLRQWRIKQGLLPNDPQGEQQREQFITLVLASRTRLQQLYASDLSPTQMRSRKQAEISRLRAEYHALSTREWGGKGRYDDWINAPINNAKLLPFGLYDQWVPAFAALFEQVERDWPRFYQRVAALGKLSERERHQALADLSPGS, encoded by the coding sequence ATGTTCGACGCTCTGCTCTGGCGCTGGGTTCCGCTGGTCGCTGCGCTGCTGCTGAGCGGTTGCAGCACCCTGGATTACTACAGCCACCTGGCCGGCGGGCAACTGCACCTGCTGCAGGCGCGCGAGCCGATTGCCGAGCTGCTGGAGAACCCGACTGCCGCCCCCGAACTCAAGCAACGCCTGGCACTCGCGCAACAGGCGCGGGATTTCGCCAGCGCCAAGCTGAGCCTGCCTGACAATGACAGCTATCGCCTGTACGCCGATATTCAACGGCCGTTTGTGGTGTGGAATGTGTTTGCCACCGCGGAATTTTCCCTATCGCCTGAACTGCACTGTTTTCCCATCGCCGGTTGCGTGGCCTATCGCGGTTTCTACAACCAGAGCCGCGCGCGCGGCTCGGCAGCACTGCTGAAACAGCAGGGCCTGGATACCTATATGGGCGGTGTCGAGGCCTATTCCACCCTGGGCTGGTTCGATGACCCGATTCTCAACACCATGCTGCGCTGGAGCGATGAACGCCTGGTGGCGGTGATTTTCCACGAGCTGGCGCACCAGCAGTTGTATGTGGCGGATGACACCGCGTTCAACGAATCCTTCGCCAGCTTTGTCGAGCGTGAAGGCCTGCGCCAATGGCGCATCAAACAGGGGCTGCTGCCTAACGATCCGCAGGGCGAACAGCAGCGCGAGCAATTTATCACCCTGGTGCTGGCCAGCCGAACACGCCTGCAGCAGCTCTACGCCAGTGACCTGTCGCCCACGCAGATGCGCAGCCGCAAGCAGGCTGAGATCAGCCGCCTGCGCGCCGAATACCATGCGCTCAGCACCCGCGAGTGGGGTGGCAAAGGCCGTTACGACGACTGGATCAACGCACCGATCAACAACGCCAAGCTGTTGCCGTTTGGCCTCTATGATCAATGGGTGCCGGCTTTTGCCGCACTGTTCGAGCAGGTTGAGCGCGACTGGCCGCGCTTTTATCAGCGCGTCGCCGCCCTCGGCAAGCTGTCCGAACGCGAACGGCATCAGGCGCTGGCCGACTTATCTCCGGGCTCTTAG
- the prlC gene encoding oligopeptidase A → MTANNPLLQAFDLPSYAAIRPEHVESAVDSILADNRAAMSRLLEQQSGTPSWDSLVLALDELGARLGQAWSPVSHLNAVCNSPELRAAYEACLPKLSEYWTEIGQNQPLFQAYQALAESPAAAGFDVAQKTILEHALRDFRLSGIDLPDEQQKRYGEIQMKLSELASKFSNQLLDATQAWTKHVTDEAALDGLTDSAKAQMKQAAEAKGLDGWLISLEFPSYFAVMTYANDRALREELYAAYCTRASDQGPNAGKHDNGPVMLEILTLRQELAKLLGFANYAELSLASKMAETTDQVLHFLRDLGTRGKPFAEQDLRELQAFAAEQGCSDLQSWDVGYYSEKLREQRYSISQEILRAYFPIDKVLSGLFAIVEKLYGIQIEELSGFDTWHPDVRLFEIKENGAHVGRFFFDLYARANKRGGAWMDGARDKRRDASGQQISPVANLVCNFTPAAPGKPALLTHDEVTTLFHEFGHGLHHLLTRVEHAGASGINGVAWDAVELPSQFMENWCWEPEGLALISAHYESGEPLPQDLLDKMLAAKNFQSGLMMVRQIEFSLFDFELHATHGDGRSVLDVLEGIRQEVSVLRPPAYNRFPNSFAHIFAGGYAAGYYSYKWAEVLSADAFSKFEEEGVFNSATGRAFREAILARGGSQEPMVLFVDFRGRPPSIDALLRHLGLSQEAA, encoded by the coding sequence GTGACTGCCAACAACCCACTGCTGCAAGCTTTCGATCTGCCGTCTTATGCCGCCATTCGTCCGGAGCATGTCGAGTCGGCGGTGGACAGCATTCTTGCCGATAACCGCGCGGCCATGAGCCGGCTGCTTGAACAACAGTCTGGCACACCGAGCTGGGATAGCCTGGTGCTGGCGCTTGATGAGCTGGGCGCACGCCTGGGCCAGGCCTGGAGCCCGGTTAGCCACCTGAATGCGGTGTGCAACAGCCCCGAGCTTCGCGCCGCCTACGAGGCCTGCCTGCCCAAGCTGTCCGAATACTGGACCGAAATCGGCCAGAACCAGCCGCTGTTTCAAGCCTATCAGGCGCTGGCCGAGAGCCCTGCAGCCGCCGGCTTCGACGTGGCGCAGAAGACCATCCTCGAACACGCCCTGCGTGATTTCCGCCTGTCCGGTATCGACCTGCCGGACGAGCAGCAGAAGCGCTACGGCGAGATTCAGATGAAGCTCTCCGAGCTGGCCAGCAAATTCTCCAACCAGCTGCTGGATGCCACCCAGGCCTGGACCAAGCATGTCACCGACGAAGCCGCGCTGGATGGCCTGACCGATTCGGCCAAGGCGCAGATGAAACAAGCCGCCGAGGCCAAGGGTCTGGATGGCTGGTTGATCAGCCTGGAGTTCCCCAGCTATTTCGCGGTAATGACCTACGCCAACGACCGCGCGCTGCGCGAAGAGCTGTATGCCGCCTACTGCACCCGCGCCTCCGATCAGGGGCCGAATGCCGGCAAGCACGACAACGGCCCGGTGATGCTGGAAATCCTCACCCTGCGTCAGGAGCTGGCCAAGCTGTTGGGTTTTGCCAATTACGCCGAACTGAGCCTGGCCAGCAAGATGGCCGAGACCACCGATCAGGTGCTGCACTTCCTGCGTGATCTCGGCACGCGTGGCAAACCGTTTGCCGAGCAGGACCTACGCGAGCTGCAAGCCTTCGCCGCGGAACAGGGCTGCAGCGATCTGCAAAGCTGGGATGTCGGCTACTACAGCGAGAAACTGCGCGAGCAGCGCTACAGCATTTCCCAGGAGATCCTGCGCGCCTACTTCCCCATCGACAAAGTGCTCAGCGGCCTGTTCGCCATCGTCGAAAAGCTTTACGGCATCCAGATCGAGGAATTGAGCGGTTTCGACACCTGGCACCCGGATGTACGCCTGTTCGAAATCAAGGAGAACGGCGCGCACGTCGGACGCTTCTTCTTCGACCTCTACGCCCGCGCCAACAAGCGCGGCGGCGCCTGGATGGACGGCGCGCGGGACAAACGCCGCGACGCTTCCGGTCAGCAGATCAGCCCAGTGGCCAATCTGGTGTGCAACTTCACCCCAGCCGCCCCCGGCAAGCCGGCGCTGTTGACTCACGATGAAGTCACCACTCTGTTCCATGAATTCGGCCACGGCCTGCACCACCTGCTGACCCGCGTCGAACACGCCGGGGCGTCCGGTATCAATGGCGTGGCCTGGGATGCGGTCGAGCTGCCCAGCCAGTTTATGGAGAACTGGTGCTGGGAGCCCGAGGGCCTGGCGCTGATTTCCGCCCACTACGAGAGCGGCGAACCGCTACCGCAGGATCTGCTGGACAAGATGCTGGCGGCGAAGAACTTCCAGTCCGGCTTGATGATGGTGCGGCAGATCGAATTCAGCCTGTTCGACTTCGAACTGCACGCCACCCACGGTGACGGCCGCAGCGTGCTGGACGTCCTCGAAGGCATCCGCCAGGAAGTCTCGGTGCTGCGTCCGCCGGCCTACAACCGCTTCCCCAACAGCTTCGCGCACATCTTCGCCGGCGGTTACGCGGCCGGTTACTACAGCTACAAGTGGGC
- the trpB gene encoding tryptophan synthase subunit beta yields MTSLRTGPDANGLFGSFGGQYVAETLMPLIHDLAEEYEKAKLDPEFQKELAYFQRDFVGRPSPLYFAERLTEMCGGAKIYFKREELNHTGAHKINNCIGQALLAKRMGKKRIIAETGAGMHGVATATVAARFGMECVIFMGTTDIDRQQANVFRMKLLGATVIPVVAGTGTLKDAMNEALRDWVTNVHNTFYMIGTVAGPHPYPAMVRDFQAVIGKETREQILAQEGRLPDSLVACIGGGSNAIGLFHPFLDDKDVQIVGVEAAGYGIETGKHAASLNGGVPGVLHGNRTFLLQNDDGQIIDAHSISAGLDYPGIGPEHAWLHDVGRVEYTSVTDDEALAAFHTCCRQEGIIPALESAHALAEAFKRAPTLPKEHLMVINLSGRGDKDMQTVMHHMENTVQENH; encoded by the coding sequence ATGACTTCCTTGCGCACTGGCCCTGACGCCAACGGCCTGTTCGGCTCGTTCGGCGGCCAATATGTTGCCGAAACCCTGATGCCGCTGATCCATGACCTGGCCGAAGAGTACGAAAAGGCCAAGCTCGACCCCGAGTTCCAGAAGGAGCTGGCCTACTTCCAGCGTGATTTCGTCGGCCGCCCGAGCCCGCTGTATTTCGCCGAGCGCCTGACCGAGATGTGCGGCGGCGCGAAGATCTACTTCAAGCGCGAAGAGCTCAATCACACCGGCGCGCACAAGATCAACAACTGCATCGGTCAGGCCCTGCTGGCCAAACGCATGGGCAAAAAGCGCATCATCGCCGAGACCGGTGCCGGCATGCACGGCGTGGCCACCGCCACTGTGGCGGCGCGTTTCGGCATGGAATGCGTGATCTTTATGGGCACCACCGACATCGATCGCCAGCAGGCCAACGTGTTCCGCATGAAGCTACTGGGTGCCACCGTGATTCCGGTGGTCGCCGGTACCGGCACCCTGAAAGATGCGATGAATGAAGCGCTGCGCGACTGGGTAACCAACGTGCACAACACCTTCTACATGATCGGCACCGTGGCCGGCCCACACCCGTACCCGGCGATGGTACGCGACTTCCAGGCCGTTATCGGCAAGGAAACCCGCGAGCAGATCCTCGCCCAGGAAGGCCGTCTGCCCGACAGCCTGGTGGCCTGCATCGGTGGTGGCTCGAACGCCATCGGCCTGTTCCACCCGTTCCTCGACGATAAAGACGTACAGATCGTCGGCGTCGAAGCGGCCGGTTACGGCATCGAAACCGGCAAGCACGCCGCCAGCCTGAATGGTGGCGTACCGGGCGTGCTGCACGGCAACCGCACCTTCCTGCTGCAGAACGACGATGGCCAGATCATCGATGCCCACTCGATTTCCGCCGGCCTGGATTACCCCGGCATCGGCCCGGAACACGCCTGGTTGCACGACGTTGGCCGGGTTGAATACACCTCGGTGACCGACGACGAAGCCCTGGCCGCCTTCCACACCTGCTGCCGCCAGGAAGGGATCATTCCTGCCCTGGAAAGCGCTCACGCCCTGGCCGAAGCCTTCAAACGTGCGCCGACCTTGCCCAAGGAGCACCTGATGGTGATCAACCTGTCCGGGCGTGGCGACAAGGACATGCAGACCGTTATGCACCACATGGAAAACACTGTGCAGGAGAACCACTGA
- a CDS encoding GGDEF domain-containing protein codes for MKAVDQSINAPLPSPDPSPTLLRVLASALLVAGVVFIASLFGILTRPLGFLAAFWPANAILLGLFVRFPRLASRWGWLAAIGGYMAADLLTGGKLPLTLWLTAANLVGVATGFWLFRRLEPADRMLRRPQSVLYLFGICLLAAVPTALVGAGIAPVAFGQSLLTGLEFWFTTELVNSLVVLPVILTAPVWSLKAMRIGRPVRRWRADLLHLTPLLALILSIVAGLLVRGPGAIAFPIPALLWCALTYSLFGTVLLTLAVSICILIAVSTGVLHAPPSSEFIYSTLSVRLGVIFLALGPLTVASINAARNELLRTLDYAANHDSLTGTLLRRAFIERSEACIAQQRERSASVAVLMLDIDHFKRINDQYGHASGDTALIEFVAAITPALRAEDLLGRLGGEEFAVLMPDVSLDAALRVAERLRSQVQAHPVALDSGETINLTVSIGLNWQADAGTELRAMLLSADQALYQAKAAGRNQTVSL; via the coding sequence ATGAAAGCCGTTGATCAGAGCATAAACGCGCCGCTGCCCAGCCCCGATCCCAGCCCGACCTTGCTGCGTGTGTTGGCTAGCGCGTTGTTGGTGGCCGGGGTGGTGTTCATCGCCAGCCTGTTTGGAATTCTGACCCGGCCGCTGGGCTTTCTCGCCGCCTTCTGGCCCGCCAATGCGATCCTGCTTGGCCTGTTTGTGCGCTTTCCACGGCTGGCTTCGCGCTGGGGCTGGCTGGCCGCCATTGGTGGTTATATGGCGGCAGACCTGCTGACCGGCGGCAAACTGCCACTGACCCTGTGGCTGACTGCCGCCAACCTGGTGGGGGTGGCGACCGGCTTTTGGTTGTTTCGCCGGCTTGAGCCTGCTGACCGTATGCTACGACGGCCGCAATCTGTGCTCTACCTGTTCGGTATCTGCCTGCTCGCCGCGGTGCCCACGGCGTTGGTCGGTGCCGGTATCGCACCGGTGGCATTTGGCCAAAGCCTGCTGACCGGGCTGGAATTCTGGTTCACCACCGAGCTGGTCAACAGCCTGGTCGTGTTGCCGGTGATTCTCACCGCGCCGGTCTGGTCGTTGAAGGCCATGCGCATTGGTCGTCCCGTGCGGCGTTGGCGGGCCGATCTGCTGCATCTGACACCGCTGCTCGCGCTGATCCTGTCAATCGTGGCGGGCCTGCTTGTGCGCGGCCCGGGGGCGATTGCCTTCCCGATTCCGGCGTTGCTCTGGTGTGCGCTGACGTACAGCCTGTTCGGTACCGTGCTGCTGACTCTGGCCGTCAGTATATGCATCCTGATTGCCGTCTCGACCGGTGTGCTGCACGCCCCGCCCAGTTCGGAGTTTATCTACTCCACCCTGTCGGTACGCCTCGGTGTGATCTTCCTGGCGCTCGGCCCCCTTACGGTGGCCAGTATCAATGCCGCGCGCAACGAATTGCTGCGTACCCTTGACTATGCCGCCAACCATGATTCGCTGACAGGCACTTTGTTGCGTCGGGCCTTTATCGAGCGCAGCGAGGCCTGCATTGCGCAGCAGCGCGAGCGTTCAGCGAGTGTCGCGGTGCTGATGCTGGATATTGACCATTTCAAGCGGATCAATGATCAGTACGGGCATGCATCGGGGGATACGGCGCTGATTGAGTTTGTCGCCGCCATCACCCCGGCGCTGCGTGCCGAGGATCTGCTGGGGCGGCTGGGCGGTGAGGAGTTTGCCGTGCTGATGCCGGATGTCAGCCTCGACGCCGCGCTGCGGGTTGCCGAGCGGCTGCGCAGTCAGGTGCAGGCGCACCCGGTAGCGCTGGACAGTGGCGAGACGATCAACCTGACGGTCAGTATCGGTTTGAACTGGCAGGCCGATGCCGGCACAGAGCTGAGGGCGATGTTGCTGAGCGCCGATCAAGCGCTCTACCAGGCCAAAGCTGCCGGGCGCAACCAGACCGTAAGCCTTTAA
- a CDS encoding DUF1161 domain-containing protein: MNKFTLAVLLGLFSTSLLAAPKPCEELRAEIEVKIQAAGVASYTLEIVPNEDAQDPNMVVGSCDGGTKKIIYQKNG, encoded by the coding sequence ATGAACAAATTCACCCTGGCCGTGCTGCTTGGTCTGTTCAGCACCAGCCTATTGGCCGCGCCCAAGCCCTGCGAAGAGCTGCGCGCGGAGATTGAAGTGAAAATCCAGGCCGCCGGTGTTGCCAGCTACACCCTGGAAATCGTGCCCAACGAAGACGCACAGGACCCCAATATGGTGGTCGGCAGCTGCGACGGCGGCACCAAGAAGATCATCTACCAGAAAAACGGCTGA
- a CDS encoding HAD family hydrolase, with the protein MHYSNILFDLDGTLTDPREGITRSVQHALAKLGIDEPDLRALEHYIGPPLLQCFMQTYQFDEVTAWQAVNHYRERFREVGLYENQLFDGVGELLQLLQLLQSQQRTLYVATSKPTVFAEQIARHFGFAQHFKVIYGSELDGTRTDKVELIAHLLEREQLAPEATLMIGDRKHDLIGARRNGLDAAAVGYGFGSLAELQAEAPTYHFHSLAELHQAFVG; encoded by the coding sequence TTGCATTACTCGAACATCCTGTTTGACCTTGATGGCACCCTGACCGACCCGCGTGAAGGGATTACCCGCTCGGTGCAGCATGCGCTGGCCAAGCTGGGCATCGATGAGCCTGATCTGCGGGCGCTTGAGCACTATATCGGCCCGCCGCTGCTGCAGTGCTTTATGCAGACCTACCAGTTCGACGAGGTGACGGCCTGGCAGGCGGTGAACCATTACCGCGAGCGATTCCGTGAAGTGGGTCTGTATGAGAATCAGCTGTTCGACGGCGTGGGCGAGTTGCTGCAGCTGCTGCAGCTGCTGCAGAGCCAGCAGCGCACGCTGTATGTCGCCACCAGCAAACCGACGGTGTTTGCCGAGCAGATTGCCCGGCACTTTGGCTTTGCTCAGCACTTCAAGGTGATTTACGGCAGCGAGCTGGACGGCACGCGCACTGACAAGGTCGAGCTGATCGCCCATCTGCTGGAAAGAGAACAGCTTGCGCCAGAGGCGACGCTGATGATCGGTGATCGCAAGCACGACCTGATCGGCGCCCGGCGCAATGGCCTGGATGCGGCAGCGGTGGGCTATGGCTTTGGCAGCCTGGCCGAATTGCAGGCCGAGGCGCCGACCTATCACTTCCACAGCCTGGCCGAGTTGCATCAGGCGTTTGTGGGGTAG
- the trpA gene encoding tryptophan synthase subunit alpha, whose protein sequence is MSRLQTRFAELKEQNRAALVTFVTAGDPNYDASLAILKGLPKAGADVIELGMPFTDPMADGPAIQLANIRALEGGQDLAKTLQMVRAFREGEQMTPLVLMGYFNPIHKYGVERFIAEAKEAGVDGLIVVDLPPEHNADLCDPAQAAGLDFIRLTTPTTDDKRLPKVLNGSSGFVYYVSVAGVTGAGSATLNHVEQAVTRLRRHTDLPLCIGFGIRTPEHAATIARLAEGVVVGSALIDQIANASSHEQAVDGVLSLCSQLAEGVRSARA, encoded by the coding sequence ATGAGCCGCCTGCAAACCCGCTTTGCCGAGCTGAAAGAGCAGAACCGCGCCGCTCTGGTGACCTTCGTCACCGCCGGCGACCCGAATTACGACGCCTCCCTGGCGATTCTCAAGGGCCTGCCCAAAGCCGGTGCCGATGTGATCGAGCTGGGCATGCCCTTCACCGACCCGATGGCCGATGGCCCGGCGATCCAGCTGGCGAACATCCGCGCGCTGGAAGGCGGTCAGGACCTGGCGAAAACCTTGCAGATGGTCCGCGCGTTCCGCGAAGGCGAGCAGATGACGCCGCTGGTGCTGATGGGCTACTTCAACCCGATCCACAAGTACGGCGTTGAGCGGTTTATCGCCGAAGCCAAGGAAGCCGGTGTCGATGGTCTGATCGTCGTCGACCTGCCGCCCGAGCATAACGCTGATCTGTGTGATCCCGCCCAGGCGGCGGGTCTGGACTTTATCCGCCTGACCACGCCGACCACCGACGACAAGCGTCTGCCCAAGGTGCTCAATGGCAGCTCCGGTTTCGTCTACTACGTCTCGGTCGCCGGTGTGACCGGTGCCGGCTCGGCCACCCTGAATCATGTCGAGCAGGCCGTTACCCGCCTGCGTCGTCATACCGATCTGCCGCTGTGCATCGGCTTCGGCATCCGCACCCCGGAGCATGCGGCGACCATCGCCCGTCTGGCTGAGGGCGTGGTGGTTGGTTCGGCGCTGATTGATCAGATCGCCAATGCCAGCAGCCACGAGCAGGCGGTGGATGGCGTGCTGAGTCTGTGCAGCCAACTGGCTGAAGGCGTACGCAGCGCGCGGGCCTGA
- a CDS encoding TetR/AcrR family transcriptional regulator, with the protein MSRSPVARKPRASSQSRIAGILVAARELLAEQGVAGLSIYSVAERAQIPPSSVYHFFASVPALLEGLTADIHGAFRACLQEPIEHAQLRDWRDLSRLVEQRMLAIYAADAAARQLILAQHGLAEVTQADRQHDIELGQLMQQLFDHHFPLPQLPEDVDVFALAMELGDRVYARSVQLHGEITPRMAEEGMRVFDAYLSLYLPPHLPKRNL; encoded by the coding sequence ATGTCACGTTCACCTGTAGCTCGCAAACCCCGCGCCAGTAGTCAGAGCCGCATCGCCGGTATTCTGGTCGCTGCCCGTGAGTTGCTGGCCGAGCAGGGCGTAGCTGGCCTGTCGATCTACAGCGTGGCCGAGCGCGCGCAGATTCCGCCGTCTTCGGTCTATCACTTCTTTGCCAGTGTGCCGGCCTTGCTGGAAGGGCTGACGGCGGATATCCACGGCGCGTTTCGCGCCTGCCTGCAGGAACCTATCGAGCATGCGCAGCTGCGTGACTGGCGTGATCTGTCGCGTTTAGTGGAGCAGCGCATGCTGGCGATCTATGCCGCCGATGCCGCTGCGCGCCAGTTGATTCTGGCGCAGCACGGCCTTGCGGAGGTGACTCAGGCAGATCGGCAGCACGACATCGAGCTTGGGCAGTTGATGCAGCAGTTGTTCGACCACCACTTCCCGTTGCCGCAGCTGCCGGAGGATGTCGATGTATTCGCCCTGGCCATGGAGTTGGGCGACCGCGTCTATGCGCGCTCGGTGCAGTTGCACGGCGAAATCACCCCGCGTATGGCTGAGGAAGGTATGCGGGTGTTCGATGCCTATCTGAGTTTGTACCTGCCGCCCCATCTGCCAAAACGCAACCTGTAG
- a CDS encoding IS5 family transposase has protein sequence MKQMTFADAEYAGKRKQTRKELFLIEMDRVVPWKGLIALIEPHYPKGEGGRPSYPLMAMLRVHLMQNWFGYSDPAMEEALYETTILRQFAGLTLERIPDETTILNFRRLLEKHELAAGILAVINGYLGDRGLSLRQGTIVDATLINAPSSTKNKNGKRDPEMHSTKKGNQYYFGMKAHIGVDDESGLVHSVVGTAANVADVTQVDKLLHGEENMVGADAGYTGVEKRPEHEGRQVIWQVAARRSTYKKLGKRSALYKAKRKIEKAKAQVRAKVEHPFRVIKRQFGYVKTRFRGLVKNTAQLVTLFALSNLWMARRHLLTNAGEVRP, from the coding sequence ATGAAGCAGATGACCTTCGCCGACGCCGAGTATGCCGGCAAGCGCAAGCAGACCCGCAAAGAATTGTTCCTGATCGAGATGGATCGGGTAGTGCCATGGAAAGGGTTGATCGCTTTGATCGAGCCGCATTATCCAAAGGGTGAAGGCGGCCGACCGTCCTATCCGCTGATGGCGATGCTGCGAGTGCATCTGATGCAAAACTGGTTCGGTTACAGCGATCCGGCGATGGAAGAGGCGCTGTACGAGACCACCATCCTACGCCAGTTTGCCGGGCTGACTCTGGAGCGCATTCCTGACGAAACCACCATCCTCAACTTCCGCCGCTTGCTGGAAAAACACGAACTGGCTGCCGGCATCCTGGCCGTGATCAATGGCTACCTGGGTGACCGTGGTTTGTCGCTGCGCCAAGGCACCATCGTCGATGCCACGCTGATCAACGCGCCGAGTTCAACCAAGAACAAGAACGGTAAGCGTGACCCTGAGATGCACTCAACCAAGAAAGGCAATCAGTATTACTTCGGCATGAAGGCGCACATCGGGGTGGATGACGAGTCTGGCTTGGTGCACAGCGTGGTGGGTACTGCCGCCAACGTGGCGGATGTCACCCAGGTCGATAAGCTGCTGCACGGCGAGGAAAACATGGTGGGGGCCGATGCCGGATATACCGGTGTCGAGAAGCGCCCCGAGCATGAGGGCCGTCAAGTGATCTGGCAGGTTGCAGCACGGCGTAGCACTTACAAGAAACTCGGTAAGCGCAGCGCGCTGTACAAAGCCAAGCGCAAAATCGAGAAGGCCAAGGCCCAAGTGCGAGCCAAGGTCGAGCATCCGTTTCGGGTGATCAAGCGTCAGTTCGGTTATGTGAAGACGCGCTTCCGTGGCCTGGTCAAAAACACGGCGCAACTGGTGACTTTATTCGCGCTGTCAAATCTGTGGATGGCGCGCCGACATTTACTGACGAATGCAGGAGAGGTGCGCCCGTAA
- a CDS encoding dodecin, with the protein MSDHHTYKKIEIVGSSKVSIEDAIESALTECAKSVRNMDWFEVVETRGHIVDGKVGHYQVTLKIGFRLSSS; encoded by the coding sequence ATGTCTGATCATCACACCTACAAGAAAATCGAAATCGTCGGTTCCTCGAAAGTCAGTATCGAGGACGCCATCGAAAGTGCCCTGACCGAATGCGCCAAGTCGGTACGCAATATGGACTGGTTCGAGGTGGTAGAAACCCGCGGGCATATCGTTGATGGCAAGGTCGGCCACTATCAGGTCACCCTGAAAATCGGTTTCCGCCTGAGCAGTAGCTGA